One window from the genome of Deinococcus sp. NW-56 encodes:
- a CDS encoding acetyl-CoA C-acetyltransferase has translation MSKADTLVITAARRTPIGSFLGTLADVSAVDLGVTATRAILEGVNPDEVADVIVGNVLQAGQGMNVARQLAIKSGLPHHVPGQTVNRVCGSGLQAVVSAVQGLKSGDGQLYLAGGTESMSGAPFLLPRARQGYRLGHVQALDSILSDGLTDVFHDVHMGITAENIAEDWNLSREEQDAFAVESQRRAAAAIESGAFVDEVVPVEVPGKKGPTLFEKDEYVRPGTTAETLAKLKPAFKKGGTVTAGNASGLNDGAAMLAVTTEGYARANGLPVLAEIASYAAIGVDPRIMGIGPAKAVPVALERAGMSVGDVDLFELNEAFAAQSLAVVRDLGVDPAQVNVTGGAIALGHPIGASGARVLVTLIHALRRSGKETGVASLCIGGGMGIAMVVRARG, from the coding sequence ATGAGCAAGGCAGACACTCTGGTCATCACGGCGGCGCGGCGCACGCCCATCGGCAGCTTTCTGGGCACCCTCGCGGACGTGTCGGCGGTGGACCTCGGCGTGACGGCGACGCGGGCGATTCTGGAGGGCGTGAACCCGGACGAGGTCGCGGACGTGATCGTCGGCAACGTGCTGCAGGCCGGACAGGGCATGAACGTGGCGCGGCAGCTCGCCATCAAATCGGGGCTGCCCCACCACGTGCCGGGGCAGACGGTCAACCGGGTCTGCGGCTCGGGCCTGCAGGCGGTCGTGAGCGCCGTGCAGGGCCTGAAGTCTGGGGACGGCCAGCTTTACCTCGCGGGCGGCACCGAGAGCATGAGCGGGGCGCCCTTCCTGCTCCCCCGCGCCCGGCAGGGCTACCGCCTGGGGCACGTGCAGGCGCTCGACTCCATCCTGTCGGACGGCCTGACCGACGTGTTCCACGACGTGCACATGGGCATCACGGCAGAGAACATCGCCGAGGACTGGAACCTCTCGCGTGAGGAGCAGGACGCCTTCGCGGTGGAAAGCCAGCGCCGGGCCGCCGCAGCGATCGAGTCCGGGGCCTTCGTGGACGAGGTCGTGCCCGTGGAGGTGCCGGGCAAAAAGGGGCCGACCCTCTTCGAGAAAGACGAGTACGTGCGCCCCGGCACCACCGCCGAGACCCTTGCCAAGCTCAAGCCCGCCTTCAAGAAAGGTGGCACCGTGACGGCGGGCAACGCCTCGGGCCTGAACGACGGCGCGGCGATGCTGGCCGTGACCACCGAGGGCTACGCGCGGGCGAACGGCCTGCCCGTCCTGGCCGAGATCGCGAGCTACGCGGCGATCGGCGTGGACCCCCGCATCATGGGGATTGGTCCGGCGAAGGCCGTGCCCGTTGCGCTGGAGCGGGCAGGCATGAGCGTGGGGGACGTGGACCTCTTCGAGCTGAACGAGGCCTTCGCCGCCCAGAGCCTCGCGGTGGTGCGCGACCTCGGCGTGGACCCCGCGCAGGTCAACGTGACGGGCGGGGCCATCGCGCTGGGGCACCCCATCGGGGCGTCGGGCGCCCGCGTCCTCGTGACGCTGATTCACGCGCTGCGCCGCTCGGGCAAGGAAACCGGGGTCGCCAGCCTGTGCATCGGCGGCGGCATGGGGATCGCGATGGTGGTGCGGGCGCGGGGTTGA
- the aceE gene encoding pyruvate dehydrogenase (acetyl-transferring), homodimeric type codes for MTKSPPNRAPRANLPPQQREQLNEVEKQEWLDSLAYVFADAGDDRAAQLLEDLDHYAYFHGAPIQFKQNTPYINTIDAEAQPEYPGDAELERKIRNAIRWNAVAMVVKANKKSDGIGGHLSTYASSAELLEVGFNHFFRGHGAGPDRDLIFFQGHGSPGIYARSYLEGRFDEARLNNFRRELSPDGPGLSSYPHPWLMPDYWEFPTVSMGLGPIQAIYQARYIKYLENRGLKPRGNAKVWAFLGDGEMDEPQSVGALRFAAYENLDNIVFVLNANLQRLDGPVRANSRVIQEFEALFRGAGWNVIKVVWDSKWDELLAKDYNGAIVKRFEALVDGESQRYAAFGGKELREKFFNTPELQALIEGWTDADLELLNRGGHDIHKIYAAYDRAVRHEGSPTVIIARTVKGYGLGETAQARNVAHQVKKLEFESLKTLRDLLELPLTDEQVEHLDFYHPGPDSPEVKYMLERREALGGFVPERRVEYPHPTVPTGEFYEEFAAGSKGRAVSTTMAAVQILSKLLRDKEIGKLIVPIVPDEARTFGMDALVPRIGIYSPRGQTYQPVDFGSLMAYKESTDGQMLEEGITEDGAMASWIAAATSYANHGVPTIPFYVFYSMFGMQRIGDLVWAAADQRARGFLFGATAGRTTLAGEGLQHQDGNSLLQAYVVPNLKVYDPAFAYELAVIVEAGIQRMYVDGIDEFYYVTIDNENEVQPPMPGDGRSHQEIHDGILKGMYRFQKSGNTKAKLRAQLLASGPAMGAALEAVSMLEGYGIAADVWSVTSYKELHQDALLTQRHNMLHPQEEPRVSYVASQLSKENAPGVIVSVSDYVKLGADGLNGHLDRKVWTLGTDGFGRSEAREELRDFFEVDAKHVVLATLYALQRDGKVKGDVVAKAIADLGIDPEREAPVLR; via the coding sequence ATGACAAAATCGCCGCCGAACCGTGCCCCGCGTGCGAACCTCCCGCCGCAGCAGCGCGAGCAGCTCAACGAGGTCGAGAAGCAGGAGTGGCTCGACTCGCTCGCCTACGTCTTCGCCGACGCGGGCGACGACCGGGCCGCGCAACTGCTCGAAGACCTCGACCACTACGCCTATTTCCACGGGGCGCCCATCCAGTTCAAGCAGAACACGCCCTACATCAACACCATTGACGCCGAAGCGCAGCCCGAGTACCCCGGCGACGCCGAGCTGGAGCGCAAGATTCGCAACGCGATCCGCTGGAACGCCGTGGCGATGGTCGTCAAGGCCAACAAGAAGAGTGACGGCATCGGCGGGCACCTCTCGACCTACGCCTCGTCGGCCGAGCTGCTGGAAGTCGGCTTCAACCACTTCTTCCGGGGACACGGGGCCGGGCCGGACCGCGACCTGATCTTCTTCCAGGGGCACGGCAGCCCCGGCATCTACGCCCGCTCCTATCTGGAGGGCCGCTTCGACGAGGCCCGCCTGAACAACTTCCGGCGCGAACTCAGCCCGGACGGCCCCGGCCTCTCCTCCTACCCGCACCCCTGGCTGATGCCCGACTACTGGGAATTCCCGACCGTCAGCATGGGCCTCGGTCCCATTCAGGCGATCTATCAGGCCCGCTATATCAAGTACCTCGAAAACCGGGGCCTCAAACCCAGGGGCAACGCCAAGGTCTGGGCCTTCCTGGGCGACGGCGAGATGGACGAGCCGCAGTCGGTGGGGGCGCTCCGGTTCGCCGCCTACGAGAACCTCGACAACATCGTCTTTGTCCTCAACGCCAACCTCCAGCGCCTCGACGGGCCGGTGCGGGCCAACTCCAGGGTGATTCAGGAGTTCGAGGCCCTCTTCCGGGGCGCGGGCTGGAACGTCATCAAGGTCGTCTGGGACTCCAAGTGGGACGAGCTGCTGGCGAAGGACTACAACGGGGCCATCGTCAAGCGCTTCGAGGCGCTGGTGGACGGCGAGTCGCAGCGCTACGCGGCCTTCGGCGGCAAGGAGCTGCGCGAGAAGTTCTTCAACACGCCCGAGCTTCAGGCCCTGATCGAGGGCTGGACCGACGCCGATCTCGAACTGCTCAACCGGGGCGGGCACGACATCCACAAGATTTACGCCGCCTACGACCGCGCCGTGCGGCATGAGGGTAGCCCGACCGTCATCATCGCCCGCACGGTGAAGGGCTACGGCCTCGGCGAGACGGCGCAGGCCCGCAACGTGGCCCACCAGGTCAAGAAGCTGGAGTTCGAGTCTCTCAAGACCCTGCGTGACCTGCTGGAACTGCCCCTGACCGACGAGCAGGTCGAGCATCTGGACTTCTACCACCCCGGCCCCGATTCCCCGGAAGTGAAGTACATGCTGGAGCGGCGCGAGGCCCTGGGCGGTTTCGTGCCCGAGCGCCGGGTCGAGTACCCCCATCCCACCGTGCCGACCGGCGAGTTCTACGAGGAGTTCGCAGCAGGCAGCAAGGGCCGCGCGGTCAGCACCACGATGGCCGCCGTGCAGATTCTGAGCAAGCTGCTGCGCGACAAGGAGATCGGCAAGCTCATCGTGCCCATTGTGCCCGACGAGGCCCGCACCTTCGGGATGGACGCGCTGGTGCCCCGCATCGGCATCTATTCCCCACGCGGGCAGACCTACCAGCCGGTCGACTTCGGCTCGCTGATGGCCTACAAGGAGAGCACCGACGGGCAGATGCTCGAAGAGGGGATCACGGAAGACGGCGCGATGGCCTCGTGGATCGCCGCCGCGACGAGCTACGCGAACCACGGCGTGCCCACCATCCCCTTCTATGTCTTCTATTCGATGTTCGGGATGCAACGCATCGGCGACCTGGTGTGGGCGGCGGCCGACCAGCGGGCACGCGGCTTCCTGTTCGGGGCGACGGCCGGGCGCACCACCCTGGCGGGCGAAGGCCTCCAGCACCAGGACGGCAACTCGCTGCTCCAGGCCTACGTCGTGCCCAACCTCAAGGTGTACGACCCGGCCTTCGCTTACGAACTCGCGGTGATCGTGGAGGCGGGCATCCAGCGGATGTACGTGGACGGCATCGACGAGTTCTACTACGTCACCATCGACAACGAGAACGAGGTGCAGCCGCCCATGCCGGGGGACGGCCGCTCGCACCAGGAAATCCACGACGGCATCCTCAAGGGGATGTACCGCTTCCAGAAGAGTGGGAACACCAAGGCCAAGCTCCGCGCCCAGCTTCTCGCCAGCGGTCCCGCGATGGGCGCGGCGCTGGAGGCCGTCTCGATGCTGGAGGGCTACGGGATCGCCGCCGACGTGTGGTCGGTCACGAGCTACAAGGAACTCCATCAGGACGCCCTGCTGACCCAGCGCCACAACATGCTGCACCCGCAGGAAGAACCGCGCGTCAGCTACGTCGCCTCGCAGCTCAGCAAGGAGAACGCGCCCGGCGTGATCGTCTCGGTGAGCGACTACGTGAAGCTGGGCGCCGACGGCCTGAACGGGCACCTCGACCGCAAGGTCTGGACGCTGGGCACCGACGGCTTCGGCCGCTCGGAGGCCCGCGAGGAACTGCGCGACTTCTTCGAAGTGGACGCCAAGCATGTGGTGCTGGCGACCCTGTACGCCCTGCAACGCGACGGCAAGGTGAAGGGTGACGTGGTGGCGAAGGCCATCGCGGACCTCGGCATCGATCCGGAACGCGAAGCTCCCGTCCTGCGTTAA
- a CDS encoding DUF5694 domain-containing protein, which translates to MVGVELLPGELVDLYRQEGIAPADLAVGGYPQALHLETLARAHRPWSRAEAVQIAHDPGTGAGDRVLAWLLALEPANALLHLSPALRLPEELAEVLEAFGRGGEVRRLALPLAWALGHSHIAHLDDHTGLEIYTENEAELERLWNDPTFRQTVQQHPSLTESQQAMQEAAAADDYWHYLRHANGPAAVASNADLETGTYLRSEWSGQAHRARVAQWDTRNLFMAARVRRASACVLGGKLLVIVGASHKGPIEQALVALAPDLRLVALEELEV; encoded by the coding sequence ATGGTGGGGGTTGAGTTGCTGCCGGGCGAACTCGTGGACCTATACCGGCAGGAGGGAATTGCACCAGCAGACTTGGCCGTCGGCGGCTATCCCCAGGCCCTGCATCTGGAGACACTGGCTCGTGCTCATCGCCCCTGGAGCCGGGCAGAGGCCGTGCAGATCGCCCACGACCCAGGGACCGGGGCGGGCGACCGTGTACTGGCGTGGCTGCTGGCGCTGGAACCGGCCAACGCCCTGCTCCACCTGTCCCCTGCCCTGAGGCTGCCGGAAGAACTGGCGGAAGTGCTGGAGGCTTTTGGTCGGGGTGGTGAGGTGCGGCGGCTGGCCCTGCCGCTGGCGTGGGCGCTGGGGCATTCACACATCGCGCATCTTGACGATCACACTGGGTTGGAGATCTACACGGAGAACGAGGCCGAACTGGAGCGACTGTGGAATGACCCGACCTTCCGGCAAACGGTCCAGCAGCATCCCAGTCTCACCGAAAGCCAGCAGGCGATGCAGGAAGCTGCCGCTGCCGACGACTACTGGCATTACCTGCGGCACGCCAACGGCCCAGCAGCCGTCGCCTCCAATGCCGACTTAGAGACGGGCACTTACCTGCGCTCGGAGTGGTCCGGTCAGGCCCACCGCGCCCGCGTCGCCCAGTGGGACACCCGCAACCTGTTCATGGCGGCCCGCGTGCGGCGGGCTTCGGCATGCGTTCTAGGGGGCAAGCTCCTCGTGATCGTGGGGGCGTCGCACAAGGGACCCATCGAACAGGCTCTGGTCGCCCTGGCCCCCGACCTGCGCCTGGTCGCCCTGGAGGAACTGGAAGTCTGA
- a CDS encoding LysR family transcriptional regulator: MELRHLRHFVALAEEGHFGRAAERVFVVQQALSNSIKNLEDEVGVPLVRRTTRRVQLTPAGEEFLVGARQTLSLAAQTVEGARRAARGEVGRLTLGFVSGLAFGGLPEIVRVFRERFPEVSVDLRELTAQEQEAGLRGGTVDLGLMLLPVRDPSLSSRPLWRQPLVAALPAGHPLAARAELEIGDLAGEPFVFFPRHLRATYFDQVMRWTSGAGYTPNVVQEAIEIPTLLSLVAAGVGVFLPIRFFERLSLPGVVYRPLQDPPVVEIVAVWRGGGEVSPVVGSFLEVAADVLGRGQVSP; this comes from the coding sequence ATGGAACTCCGGCACCTCCGCCACTTCGTCGCCCTCGCGGAAGAGGGGCATTTCGGCCGCGCCGCCGAGCGGGTCTTCGTGGTGCAGCAGGCCTTGTCGAACTCCATCAAGAACCTGGAAGACGAGGTGGGGGTGCCGCTCGTGCGCCGGACCACCCGCCGGGTCCAGCTCACGCCCGCCGGGGAGGAGTTTCTGGTGGGTGCCCGCCAGACCCTCTCGCTCGCGGCGCAGACGGTGGAGGGGGCGCGGCGGGCGGCGCGGGGCGAGGTCGGGCGGCTGACGCTGGGGTTCGTGAGCGGGCTGGCGTTCGGAGGCCTGCCGGAGATCGTGCGGGTCTTCCGCGAGCGCTTTCCGGAGGTCAGCGTGGACCTGCGCGAACTCACCGCCCAGGAGCAGGAGGCGGGGCTACGCGGCGGCACGGTCGACCTGGGGCTGATGCTGCTGCCCGTGCGCGACCCCTCGCTCTCCTCGCGCCCGCTGTGGAGGCAGCCGCTGGTCGCCGCACTCCCCGCCGGGCACCCGCTCGCGGCGCGGGCCGAGCTGGAGATCGGGGACCTCGCGGGCGAGCCGTTCGTCTTCTTTCCCCGGCACCTGCGGGCCACCTACTTCGATCAGGTCATGCGTTGGACCTCCGGGGCCGGGTACACGCCCAACGTGGTGCAGGAGGCCATCGAGATTCCCACCCTGCTCTCGCTGGTGGCGGCGGGGGTGGGGGTCTTCCTGCCCATCCGCTTTTTCGAGCGATTGTCGCTGCCCGGCGTGGTCTACCGCCCCCTGCAGGACCCGCCCGTCGTGGAGATCGTGGCGGTGTGGCGCGGCGGGGGGGAAGTCAGCCCGGTGGTGGGGAGTTTTCTGGAGGTGGCCGCAGATGTGCTCGGTCGCGGGCAGGTGAGCCCGTAA
- a CDS encoding GNAT family N-acetyltransferase, with product MIRSRTPADLPALERVLHEAHETDSYPTVWPTDPAAFLTPPSVGEWAVGEWMAEDQGQVVGQVVLRPVTDPAPGWVRATELAAPEVLILSRLFVAPAARGRGPARGLLRTAWQEALNRRRRAILDVHHRNWGAIRLYEAAGWRRVATVGGDWTEPDGKVPQVHVYVAPEHAAPSLNPT from the coding sequence GTGATCCGCTCCCGCACCCCGGCCGACCTCCCCGCGCTGGAGCGGGTGCTACACGAGGCCCACGAGACGGACAGCTATCCGACGGTCTGGCCCACCGACCCCGCTGCATTTCTGACTCCTCCCTCGGTGGGCGAGTGGGCGGTGGGCGAGTGGATGGCCGAAGATCAGGGGCAGGTGGTGGGGCAGGTCGTCCTGCGCCCGGTGACTGACCCCGCCCCCGGCTGGGTCAGGGCGACGGAGCTAGCCGCGCCGGAGGTGCTGATCCTGTCCCGGTTGTTCGTCGCTCCGGCGGCACGGGGGCGGGGTCCGGCGCGGGGCCTCTTGCGCACCGCCTGGCAGGAGGCGCTGAACCGGAGGAGACGGGCGATCCTCGATGTTCACCACCGCAACTGGGGAGCCATTCGTCTCTACGAGGCCGCAGGCTGGCGGCGCGTCGCCACGGTGGGCGGCGACTGGACCGAACCGGACGGCAAGGTTCCCCAGGTCCACGTGTACGTGGCCCCGGAGCACGCCGCGCCATCTCTAAACCCGACTTGA
- a CDS encoding NUDIX hydrolase, producing the protein MTDLRLPLPGGGLLALRVALLCLDGGRLLTCWDHRYPDFLALPGGAVQAGESSEAAAHREWHEETGLSAGEVQLAGFVENFFDWEGAPAHELGFYYRVSPSTLPVAPCPVRDNPDVELRWLPLAELGEHTVYPLCLPELLRVPPGKVRHFVVDERSRA; encoded by the coding sequence GTGACTGACCTCAGACTGCCGCTTCCCGGTGGGGGCCTGCTGGCCCTGCGCGTGGCCCTGCTCTGCCTGGACGGTGGGCGGCTGCTCACCTGCTGGGACCACCGGTATCCAGACTTCCTGGCCCTTCCCGGCGGCGCGGTGCAGGCCGGGGAGAGCAGTGAGGCCGCCGCCCACCGCGAGTGGCACGAGGAAACCGGCCTGAGCGCGGGCGAAGTGCAGTTGGCCGGGTTTGTCGAGAACTTCTTCGACTGGGAGGGCGCCCCCGCGCACGAGTTGGGCTTTTACTACCGGGTCTCGCCGTCCACTCTGCCCGTCGCTCCCTGCCCGGTGCGGGACAATCCCGACGTGGAACTGCGCTGGCTCCCGCTGGCCGAACTGGGCGAGCACACCGTCTATCCGCTGTGCCTGCCGGAGCTGCTGCGGGTGCCGCCAGGCAAAGTCCGGCATTTCGTGGTGGACGAGCGGAGCCGGGCATGA
- a CDS encoding ankyrin repeat domain-containing protein — MTSDAPTALFQAIHANNEDGVSLLIAAEPELLTARSPSGLSPVLFAAYYVRPRIVRLLVEAGAPLSVYEAAATGEMSALKAHLDADSELVNGLSPDGFSPLGLAAFFGHEEAAAELLKRGADVNRPSENPMRVRPLHSAAAGNHTALARRLIAAGADVNAPQEDAFTPLMAAAQHGNAELAEALLAAGADPAARTADGRDAADLAREEGHAALAERLTRLAP, encoded by the coding sequence ATGACCTCCGACGCCCCGACGGCCCTGTTTCAGGCGATTCACGCGAACAACGAGGACGGGGTCAGCCTCCTGATCGCGGCCGAGCCCGAGCTGCTGACCGCCCGCAGCCCCAGCGGCCTCTCCCCGGTCCTCTTCGCCGCGTACTACGTTCGCCCCCGAATCGTGCGCCTGCTGGTGGAGGCGGGAGCACCGCTGAGCGTCTACGAGGCGGCGGCGACCGGGGAAATGAGCGCCCTCAAGGCCCATCTGGATGCGGACTCGGAACTGGTGAATGGCCTCAGTCCCGACGGCTTCTCTCCGCTGGGGCTGGCCGCCTTTTTCGGGCACGAGGAGGCCGCCGCCGAACTGCTGAAACGCGGAGCCGACGTGAACCGACCCAGCGAGAACCCGATGCGGGTGCGGCCCCTGCACTCGGCCGCCGCCGGGAACCACACGGCCCTGGCCCGGCGGCTGATCGCGGCGGGGGCGGACGTGAACGCCCCGCAGGAGGACGCCTTCACGCCGCTGATGGCGGCGGCACAACATGGCAATGCCGAACTGGCCGAGGCGCTGCTCGCGGCGGGGGCCGACCCGGCGGCCCGCACGGCAGACGGACGGGACGCGGCGGACCTCGCCCGCGAGGAAGGGCACGCGGCGCTGGCCGAGCGGCTGACCCGGCTCGCCCCATGA
- a CDS encoding DoxX family protein, with translation MTAQASAPTRIVTEPGISQLLFADTRLAPLWALLRIYVGWQWLQAGWHKVTDPAWVGSEAGTAVTGFLQGALAKTGGERPAVSGWYGSFIENFALPNATLFSYLVAFGETAVGIALILGLLTGVAAFFGGLMNANFLFAGTLSTNPLLFILATWLVLAWRVAGWWGLDRWVLPRLGVFSVPKRELRDTHLTPPPRTT, from the coding sequence ATGACCGCTCAGGCTTCTGCTCCCACCCGCATCGTCACCGAGCCCGGCATCTCGCAGCTTCTTTTCGCCGACACCCGCCTCGCGCCCCTGTGGGCTTTGCTGCGCATCTACGTGGGCTGGCAGTGGCTCCAGGCCGGCTGGCACAAGGTCACCGATCCCGCCTGGGTCGGCTCGGAGGCTGGAACCGCCGTCACGGGCTTCCTGCAAGGCGCCCTCGCCAAGACGGGCGGCGAGCGGCCTGCGGTCTCGGGCTGGTACGGCTCCTTTATCGAGAACTTCGCCCTGCCCAACGCGACCCTCTTTTCTTACCTCGTCGCCTTCGGGGAAACGGCGGTGGGCATCGCGCTGATCCTGGGCCTGCTGACCGGCGTCGCCGCCTTCTTCGGCGGGCTGATGAACGCGAACTTCCTGTTCGCCGGAACCCTCTCCACCAACCCGCTGCTGTTCATCCTGGCGACCTGGCTGGTGCTGGCCTGGCGGGTCGCGGGGTGGTGGGGTCTGGACCGCTGGGTACTGCCCCGCCTCGGCGTCTTCAGCGTGCCCAAACGCGAGCTCCGCGACACCCACCTGACGCCGCCCCCCCGCACCACGTAA
- a CDS encoding thioesterase family protein yields MTRPAPHARADYPHHHPIPTRWADNDVYGHVNNVTYYAYFDTAVNAYLAGRGALDVQAGSVIGLVVETGCAFFAPAAFPDLLGVGVRVAHLGRSSVRYELAVFREGEDAACAQGHFVHVYVDRGTRRPVSLPPALRAALEPLRVVG; encoded by the coding sequence ATGACTCGCCCTGCCCCGCACGCCCGCGCCGACTATCCCCACCACCACCCCATCCCGACCCGCTGGGCCGACAACGACGTGTACGGGCACGTCAACAACGTCACGTATTACGCGTACTTCGACACCGCCGTGAACGCTTACCTCGCGGGGCGGGGGGCGCTCGACGTGCAGGCGGGCAGCGTGATCGGCCTGGTCGTGGAGACAGGCTGCGCTTTTTTCGCCCCGGCGGCCTTTCCGGACCTGCTGGGCGTGGGCGTGCGCGTGGCACACCTCGGGCGCAGCAGCGTGCGCTACGAACTGGCGGTGTTCCGGGAAGGTGAGGACGCGGCCTGTGCGCAGGGCCATTTCGTGCACGTGTACGTGGACCGGGGCACGCGGCGGCCCGTGTCCCTGCCTCCCGCACTGCGGGCGGCCCTGGAACCGCTTCGGGTCGTCGGGTAA
- the aceF gene encoding dihydrolipoyllysine-residue acetyltransferase, whose product MATELKLPDVGDNIEQGTVVTVLVKPGDTVSEGQPIIEIETDKAVVEVPATAGGTVESVGVNVGDTVKVGGTILTLGGGAPADPAQGGTGDQNAGQTPAPGTPSAEPDAPTVANDPGTANRVAQAQIESQKEQAGTGGGSQPSAVSSQQPAASGGASAGAQVTLPDVGDNIEQGTVVTVLVKPGDQISEGQPVIEIETDKAVVEVPANASGTVESVGVKVGDTVKVGGVILTVGGGQAPAASAPAAEPDASATAPQGGTANRVAQAQQEAQKEQAGSTGNTPSPGERTPTQSAPSQAPGAQRPYDTQTYDGRPVVPAAPSVRRLAREIGVDIQAVHGTGIAGRISEEDVRQAAGGGQRPAPSAQPAAAPAPAPAPAPAPAAQAPAPVQAAPLPNFEKWGSVRREDMSGIRKATIRSMTTSWTTIPMVTHFDKADVTRMEETRRQFGARVEKAGGKLTMTHILMKVVANALRKFPKFGASLDLDNQQVIYKEYVNLGVAVDTPQGLLVPVLKDADRKSITEIVLELSELAEKARERKLKPDEMQGATFTISNLGGIGGTGFTPIVNSPEVAILGVSRGGMEPVWNKETGSFEPRNMLPLSLTYDHRLIDGADAARFLRSVCEALEDPFLISL is encoded by the coding sequence ATGGCGACAGAACTCAAATTGCCCGACGTGGGCGACAACATCGAACAGGGGACCGTGGTGACGGTGCTGGTGAAGCCCGGCGACACCGTGAGCGAGGGCCAGCCCATCATCGAGATCGAGACGGACAAGGCCGTGGTGGAAGTCCCCGCCACGGCAGGTGGCACCGTCGAGAGCGTGGGCGTGAACGTGGGTGACACCGTGAAGGTGGGCGGCACGATCCTGACGCTGGGGGGCGGCGCTCCGGCGGACCCCGCCCAGGGCGGTACGGGCGACCAGAATGCCGGACAGACCCCCGCGCCGGGGACCCCCTCCGCCGAGCCGGACGCACCGACGGTGGCGAACGACCCTGGCACGGCCAACCGGGTCGCGCAGGCGCAGATCGAGTCGCAGAAGGAGCAGGCAGGGACGGGTGGGGGCAGCCAGCCTTCAGCAGTCAGCAGCCAGCAGCCAGCGGCCAGCGGTGGAGCGTCGGCGGGCGCTCAGGTCACCCTTCCCGACGTGGGCGACAACATCGAACAGGGGACCGTGGTGACGGTGCTGGTCAAGCCCGGCGACCAGATCAGCGAGGGCCAGCCGGTCATCGAGATCGAGACGGACAAGGCTGTGGTCGAGGTTCCCGCGAATGCGTCCGGCACGGTCGAGAGCGTGGGGGTCAAGGTCGGGGACACCGTGAAGGTGGGCGGCGTGATCCTGACGGTGGGCGGCGGACAGGCTCCGGCGGCTTCCGCTCCCGCCGCTGAACCCGACGCGTCTGCCACGGCGCCGCAGGGGGGCACCGCCAACCGGGTCGCCCAGGCCCAGCAGGAGGCGCAGAAGGAACAGGCCGGAAGCACAGGGAACACGCCGTCCCCCGGCGAGCGCACGCCCACCCAGTCGGCCCCCAGCCAGGCTCCCGGCGCCCAGCGTCCCTACGACACCCAGACCTACGACGGCCGCCCGGTGGTTCCCGCCGCGCCCAGCGTGCGCCGCCTGGCCCGCGAGATCGGGGTGGATATCCAGGCCGTTCACGGGACCGGGATCGCGGGCCGCATCAGCGAGGAGGACGTGCGGCAGGCGGCGGGAGGCGGCCAGCGGCCAGCGCCCAGCGCCCAGCCTGCGGCGGCCCCGGCCCCAGCCCCGGCCCCGGCCCCGGCTCCGGCGGCTCAGGCTCCCGCGCCCGTCCAGGCCGCGCCCCTCCCCAACTTCGAGAAGTGGGGCAGCGTGCGCCGCGAGGACATGAGCGGCATCCGCAAGGCGACGATTCGCTCCATGACGACCTCGTGGACGACCATCCCGATGGTCACCCACTTCGACAAGGCCGACGTGACGCGCATGGAGGAGACGCGCCGCCAGTTCGGAGCGCGGGTCGAGAAGGCAGGCGGCAAGCTCACCATGACCCACATCCTGATGAAGGTCGTGGCGAATGCCCTGCGGAAGTTCCCCAAGTTCGGCGCGTCGCTCGACCTGGACAATCAGCAGGTCATCTACAAGGAGTACGTCAACCTCGGCGTGGCGGTGGACACGCCCCAGGGCCTCCTCGTACCTGTTCTCAAGGACGCCGACCGCAAGAGCATCACCGAGATCGTGCTGGAACTGAGCGAGCTGGCGGAAAAGGCCCGCGAGCGCAAACTCAAGCCCGACGAGATGCAGGGAGCGACCTTCACCATTTCCAACCTCGGCGGGATCGGGGGCACGGGCTTCACGCCCATCGTGAACAGCCCGGAGGTGGCCATCCTGGGCGTGTCGCGCGGCGGCATGGAGCCGGTCTGGAATAAGGAAACGGGCAGCTTCGAGCCCCGCAACATGCTGCCCCTCAGCCTGACCTACGACCACCGCCTGATCGACGGCGCGGACGCGGCCCGCTTCCTGCGGTCCGTCTGTGAGGCGCTGGAAGACCCCTTCCTGATCAGCCTGTAA